The Oceanidesulfovibrio indonesiensis region AAGACGCCGTCATGGTCCTGGCCCCGCGGTTCACGGCATCCATCCCCAAGGACGGTCGTTTCCCCCTGAACGCCTTCTGGGAAGGCGTGCGCATTACCTCGGACTGGCTGCCGCCCGGGCGGTGGACCAACGCCTTCACCGGCCAGGTGTTCGATGCCACCCCGACGTCCGTGCGCCAGATTCTGGCCGATTTTCCCGCGGCCGTGCTGGTCCGGGGAGAATAAGGCGGGGCGTTGGCAGGAATGGACGAAAGCCTCCGGCGGCAAGGGGATCACTGATCCCCTTGACCCCTGAACAGGAATTAACAAGCGGCAAAACACCAGTTAGCCAGGACAGCCCTATATCAGTTTGTGTAAAGCATGATTAAGAGAAAGGAGCTATGAGAATGAAACGCTATGTATTGTTTCTAAGTGTATTGTCGCTGTTGTTAATGGCATCGATAAGCTTTGCAGGCAGAAGTGGCGAGGAGATATTCCAAACCATGGCCTGCGGCGCGTGCCACAAGATGGAGGAATCCACTCCCATGAATCCATCGGTCGCGAAGATTGCCGAGGCGTATCAGGGCAAGAAGCAACAGCTGATTGATTATCTGAATGGCGAAAGCGAGCCGATCATCGACCCTGCCAAGGCGAATCTGATGAAAAGCAGCCTCCGCAGAACAAAAGAGCTGCCGGAAGAGGAGCGCGTCGCCCTTGCGGAATATATGCTGTCGGCGCAGTAGCCGTATCTGAGTGCATTTACGCCTCCGGCGGCCAGGGAAATCTTCAATGAAAAGGTCAAAAGGGGTTCTGGGGGTAAGAGCCTTTCTTCAGAAAGGTTTTCTCCCAGTGCAACGGGCAAAACTTTTTCTAAATCGTCGTCAAGCCCTCCCGCTCCGCCGGTTGCTCGCGTTCCTGCTCCTGTTCGTATTCCTTCTCCAGTTCATTGAGGCGTTGCTTCAGTTCGTTGAGTTCCTTTTGCAGCGCATCGAGATCATCGGCCAGCGCCTCCCCGGCTTTCTCGCCCCATTCATCGAGCTTTTTCCGGAGGCTCTCGCCGAGCTTGTCGGCGTAGCGGCGGGCTGCATCGAGGGCGTCTTTGGCCGCTTTCTCGGCCTCTTCAGCCTCCTGGCGGAACGCGCTCGTACCGTTGTCGTTTTGGGTGCGGTTTCCGGAGTCGTCATCCGCAACAGCCAGAAAAGTGAAAGGCAGATCGGTGCGCGTGTTCGTGTGGGCCGCGTCGGAAGCCCGGGCAGTGTCAGCAATCAAGGCGATGCAGACCAGGATGGCGAGGCAGATGATGAGCGTGCGCATAGCGTCTCCTCGGTGTGCGGCGGTTGGTATGGTGTGTGGCCACTAGGCCGTCGAAAGAGTCATTCGGCGAGGACGTCGTCCTTTGCAGCTTCGCCTTTCACGATCTCCTCGTGCGCTTCGGCGGCCTTGGGTACTGTAAGCAATATAAGCCCGCCGGCAAGAAAGAGGAAGATCACAGTGGACATGCCCACGCGCTGGCTCCCCGAAATATACGTGAGCCATCCCACGATGAGCGGCCCGGCGAAAGACGTGAGCTTGCCGGACAGGGCGTAGAGTCCGAAGAACTGGTTGCGCAGTTCGGGTGGCGCGGTGCGCGCCATGTACGAGCGGCTGGCGGACTGGATGGGGCCGAAGAACAGGCCGAGCACGCACCCCACCACGAGGAACCACAGCTTGGACGACAGAAATAGCATGATCGTGCCCGGCACGAGCAGGCCCGCGATGGACAGCAGGATGGTGGGCTTGGGGCCGATCCAGTCGTCCACCCAGGCAAAGGCGAATGCGCCGAGCCCTGCCGTGATGTTGAGGGCCACGCCGAAGAGCAGAACCTCCTGGGCGCTCATGCCGATGACTCCGGCCGCATAGATGCCGCCGAATGCGAAGACCGTTCCCAGGCCGTCGTTGTACAGCATGCGGGCGATGAGGAAGCGCACGATGTGTTTGTACTGGCGCACGTGGGCTATGGAGTCCTTGAGCTGCCGCATCCCCTGGACCGCGGCCTTGCCCAGCGGCGTGCCTGTGGATGGGGTGTCCGGCGTGAACAGGAACAAAGGAAGCGCGAACAGCGCATACCATGCTCCAGCCAGCAGCACCGTTGCCCGCACGTCAAGCGCATTGTCAGAGCCAAGCGGGATAAGCGGATTATCCCCCACGAA contains the following coding sequences:
- a CDS encoding MFS transporter, with translation MSRFANRKEMVSWALYDCANNGFVTPIQTFIFAAYFTKAVAENPTAGTHLWGNMISAAGLTIALGGPLLGAVADRVGRRKPWIGFFTLLCIAATFTLWFVQPEPSFVLLALIGVGLGTIGSEYALIFYNAMLSDLVPNKRTGRWSGWGWAAGYVGGLSCLVLSFFLFVGDNPLIPLGSDNALDVRATVLLAGAWYALFALPLFLFTPDTPSTGTPLGKAAVQGMRQLKDSIAHVRQYKHIVRFLIARMLYNDGLGTVFAFGGIYAAGVIGMSAQEVLLFGVALNITAGLGAFAFAWVDDWIGPKPTILLSIAGLLVPGTIMLFLSSKLWFLVVGCVLGLFFGPIQSASRSYMARTAPPELRNQFFGLYALSGKLTSFAGPLIVGWLTYISGSQRVGMSTVIFLFLAGGLILLTVPKAAEAHEEIVKGEAAKDDVLAE
- a CDS encoding c-type cytochrome; amino-acid sequence: MKRYVLFLSVLSLLLMASISFAGRSGEEIFQTMACGACHKMEESTPMNPSVAKIAEAYQGKKQQLIDYLNGESEPIIDPAKANLMKSSLRRTKELPEEERVALAEYMLSAQ